Genomic window (Sulfurimonas sp.):
TAAAAAAGTTTTATACTCTTCTTGTAAAAGAGGGGAGAGAGTTTTAAGGTAAGACACTCCATCTTGCATACAGTCTTCTTTTGCCTTTGGATCACGAAGATTATATAAAGATAAAATCTCTTCTAAAACAAATTCTATAAAAGGTTTAGCTTCTCTAAACATTATAGATAGTTCTTCTATCGCACCATTATTTACCATATCTGCGGGGTCAAGTCCATCTGAAAAAATTACTACACCACCTCTAAAGCCACCAGCACTCAAAAGTCTGGATGCCTTAAGAGCAGCAGTTCGACCTGCTTTATCCCCATCATAAGCCATAACAATTCTTGGCTCACCCTTTCGTAAAAGGGGTAGATGCTCTTGTGTTAGTGCTGTTCCTAAAGTTGCAACCGCGTTGCTAAAACCTGCTTGATGAAGCATAATAACATCAAGATAACCCTCTGTAACGATTATCTCTTTTGTTTTATAAAGTGTTTGTTTAGCATGATGATAAGCATACAAAAGACGCGATTTATTAAAAAATGCTGTTTGCGGAGAGTTTACATACTTTGCTTGATGTCCGGTTATAGTTCTTCCACCAAAACCAACAATTGAACCATTGGCAGAATGAATTGGAAAAGTAACTCGTTCGATAAACCTAGCGTAAGAACTTCTATTGTCTTCATTGTAACCAACAACTCCCATCTCAACTGCTTCATTCATACTAAATTGCTCAGATGTTATATAGTTGATTGTTGAAGAAGTATCTGGAGCATAACCGATTCCAAACTTCTCTACACTACTCTCATAGATGCCACGCTCTTTTATATATGTTAGTGCTGTTTGTTTTGATGTTAGTAGGTTTTGATACCATTCATTGAGTTTATCCATTAATTGAGAACGAGGTTTATTATGTTTGTTATCTGTATATGAAAGTGTAAAGTTATAAGTATCTGCTAACTTTTCTAAGGCTTCTGGATAGTTTAATTTCTCATACTCCATAACAAACTTAATACTATCTCCACCAGCTCCACAGCCAAAACAATGATATATCTGTTTTTGAGGACTTACTACAAAAGAAGGGGATTTTTCATCGTGAAAAGGGCAAGGTGCTTTGTAGTTTGCACCTGCCTTTTTTAACTCCACATAAGAACCAACAACATCAACTATATCAAGTCTTGCTTTTAAGGCTTCTATGGAATCTTGCGCTATCATTCTTATATTATACTAAAAAAACATTAAAGGAGTAAAGATATTATTTTTTTATATATAAACTTGATGTTGGGTGATTTGGTTTAGTGATTTGAGGTTTTTTTGTGTCTCTTGTATCATATTTTACTACATCTTGAGCCTGAAGAGCACCTAAAGTTAAAGCTATTGCTATAATTATTTTTGTCATTTTTTTATCCTTGGTAAGAGCGTATTAGACTCTAAATTTTTAAATCAGACAAATTCTATCCGATTTAAAAAACTCACGCATTGACATAAATCAATAAAGGACAAATTTTGTCTGATTTAAAAAAATTTGCATTTTTGAAAAATTTAGCTATAATTCCACTCTAAATGTCTTCGGGCATTATATTTTAAAGAAAGTGGGTGATGTGATATGCCAGGAATAGTACTTCGTTCAGATGATAATTTTGATGCATCTTACCGCCGTTTCAAGAAGCAGACTGACCGTAACTTAATCGTTACAGAAGCTCGTGCTCGCCGTTTCCACGAAACTGAAACTGAAAAGCGTAAGAAATTCAAAATAGCTTCTCGTAAGAAAATGCTTAAGCGTCTTTATATGATGAGACGCTACGAATCACGCCTATAAGATTAAGCCTTCGGGCTTAACTTACTTCTCTTAAAACTCAACTCCCAAACCTACTAAAAATTGAAAATCACTCTTTGCAGGAATAATTCCAGCTTCTGTTTTTTCAGGACGCAATAAATAATCCCATATAAGACTAAAATCTAAGTCTAGCCAACTTGTAAGTTCATTTTCAAGCGTAGAAATCATGTGATGCTTATATGTTCCAGACTTTTCATCTGAATATGTCAGCTTATAATTAAACTTAAAATCTACTTTTGTATTTAGCTCAATATTTGCCTTTGTGCTTATTTCTAGCGCAGGAGAAGTAGTTATTTTTTCACCCTTTTGAACTGATATATACTCTATGCGTGTATATGCTGGACCACCTGACACATCCCACTCTGCTCTATCATTATTTACAAGAGTATAGCCTATACCAGCCCCCGCAGTAAATTGATTTTTTATATTTTGAAACTCATCTCTATAAAACTCTGAAAAAAGAGGTGTCCAAAAAAAGTTTCGTGTTATATACCTATCATATTTTTGATTGATACGATGGTCATTTGCTGTTGTTTCATTATCTTTAGAAGATATACGACCTAGATAATCAAAATAAAGATTACTACTGCTCGTTCGTCTTTTTAAATTGATACTTGCTATATAATCATACTGTTCTTTATTTCCTGTGCGTATATCCAAATTAAATGATATTTTTCCTGACCAATAATTAAACTCTTTACTACCTTCTGGGGCAAAAGCTATTATCTCTGTTCTTGTAAATGTAAATTTTTTATCGCCTTGAATTATTGTGATTTCATCGTTTTTAAAGCGTATGATTCCTGAAAATTCTGCAACATCTTCAATATTCACACCTATTACATAAAAACTTTTTATTTGAGAAATATCTTTAAAGTCAAAAGTATAAAGTCCCATCTCCTTACTGTCAAATTCTAACTTATTGTTATACATGGCTTTTATTTCACCCTTAAACCACTCTCCTTTTTTTGTTTGAATCCAATCATATGCTTTTGCTTGAGGGGAGAGATCTTCCCATGGAGCTTGAAAGATAGAAACATTTTTTTGTTCCTCTTTTTTAACTGCCTCGCGAACTTCTTCTTGGGATAAACCTGAAGTATCTTTTATCTCTATTAGTGTTGAATCATCTTTTCTTTCAAGTTCTATTGGCTTCTCTTGCTCTACTTTCTCCGTATTTTGAAGTTCCTGCGCAAAGAGAGGAAAAAGAAGTATAAGAAGTATAAATATTATATTTTTCATATCAATTCAACCATTATATATTTTATTATATACAAAACTATATAGTTATAGCTTCCCGTACATTTCATTGTAAAAACTAAGTGCATATCTGTCACTCATAGATGCTATGTAATCCGCCACTACACGGTGTTTATGTCTTTTTTTTAACTGCTCAAAATAAAACTTTGGTAACATCTTTTGCTCTTGCATTAAAGCACTATAAAGACCTTTTATAGCCTGTTTTCCTGCAAACATGCGTATAACTATCTCTTTATGTTGATATAATTTGTTTAAAAGTAGCTTTTTAAGCTTTTTAATTTTTGTTTCTAATACGGCATCAAAACCTATGGGAATCTCATCTTTAACATCTACCTTTTCTCTTGAATAATCTAAAAGAGAATAAACCAAATGATTTATAAAGTGGGAGCTAAATCTATAACGAAACATCTCATCTTCTTCTAAAGATATATCTTCATCATAAACTTTTTGAAGTATCTCTTGGATTAGTTCACTTTCTTTTAAGTCTTCAAAGCTAATAAGTCCCGAGTTGATACCATCATCTATATCATGACTCATATAAGCAATCTCATCAGCCCTATCAACTATCATAGCTTCTACCGATGGATGCGTATCAAGATTAAACGCTCCATCAATCCAAGAAGGTAAAAAACTTTTTTTATACGGATAAGAGTGTTTTAAAATTCCTTCTAATGTAGCAAAAGTTAGGTTTAATCCATCAAAATTTTTATATCTTTTTTCTAAAGATGAAACAACTCTAAAGCTTTGAAAATTATGCTCAAAACCATTTTTAAACCCATCTTCTTTCAAACACTCATTTAAAGTATCTCCACCAATATGTCCAAAAGGAGTATGCCCTAAATCATGTGCTAAAGCTATCGCTTCAGCCAAAGATTCTCTTAGTCCAAGGTGTGAAGTAATAGAACGCGCGATTTGTGAAACTTCTAAAGAATGCGTTAAACGAGTTCTAAAAAAATCACCCTCTTGATTTAAAAAAACTTGCGTTTTATACTCTAATTTTCTAAATGAACCTGAATGAATTATTCTATCTCTATCCCTCGCAAAAGGGTTTCTAAAATCTTTGTCTATTTTGTGAAATCGCTCATTTGCTAACATCTATATTAAGACTTTTTAAGAAATTTTGTAAGTATGTGAATTTTAACGCCATTTACACGACCTTCAATATGCTCAACATCATTTAAAACAAGGGTGATATTTCTAACTGCTGTGCCTCGTTTTGCTGTAAAACCTGTTCCTTTTACATCTAAATCTTTTGTGATTACAACAGTATCGCCCGCTTTAAGTGTTACTCCATTAGCATCTTTATACACAAGAGCATCTGCATCTACTCCGATGCTTTGTGCATCTGCGTATGTTTTAACATCTTCTTCCATATACATCATATCAACTAAATCTTGGCGTCCAAGAGCATTTAAAAGACGATAAGACATAACTACAACCGCGGGAACTTCACTCCACATACTATCGTTTAAACAGTTAAAATGATTTTCATCAAAGTCTGTTTCTTTCGCTAGCTCACTAGAACATTTTTCACAAATATAGATGGCTTTATCCGCACTTCCATCAGATGGAGCAACCTCAAAAACATTTAAACCTTCACTACTTGAACAAAGTTCACACTTATTAGAACTTCTTGATATTAACTCTTTTTCTATACTCATAGATGCTACCTTGATAATTATTAACCAAATTATACCTTCTTGATTTGTATTAATAACTTAGATTTTGACTTATGCTAAAATCCACATATGAAAAAAGTAATATACATAACCCTACTCCTTCTAATATCTTCATTTTCTTATGCAAATGAAAGTAAAGTTTGTCAAAAATGTCACCCTATCATTTATGATGAATACTATAAGTCTTCTCACCGTAAAGCTTCAACTGTGAATAACCCTATCCACAAAGCTCTTTGGGACAAACATCCAAAAGATGCCGATGGATACAGTTGTGCTAAGTGTCACTCTCCTAGTGATAAAGAGTTAATGGCAACTGGTATCTTAAAAGAAAACAAAATTCAAAAAGAAGAACCTATCTCTTGTGTTTATTGTCATACGATAACAGATGTAAAAGAAGGAACTAACTCAAACACTAACCTAATAACAAACAAAAAAAGAGAGTTCTATACAGCACAAGCTGATAAAAAGGGTTCTAAAAAAGCTGAGTATCAAACAAAAAGCTCATTCTTTGGTTTGGTTAAAGTATCGCAAAATTCCCCTTTTCATAAGATAGACTATAACAACGAAAATTATTACAACGGTAATGTTTGTATGGGATGCCACTCTCATGTAAATAATGAGCATAGTTTTGATATAACAATGCTAGATGCCATGATTGATAAAAAAGATAAAAACAACTGTGTAACTTGTCATATGCCTCAAGTTAGTGGAACAAAAGTTACTCTAAATGAGAGTAAAACTCATGCTTTTCACGGGATTGCTGGCATCTATCATATGAATAAAGAGATGGGCAAATATATTGATTTTAGCATAGATAAAAAAGACAATAATTTTATCGTTAAGATCATAAATAAGTCAAACCATGCTCTTTTTGGTCAAGCTTTTAGAGAAGGTGTTTTACAAGTGACTATCTTAAGAAATGGTAAAACTATTAGTTTAAAACCTTTTATATTTACAAGAATTTTAGCAAAAGATGGCAAAGAAGTTATGCCTTGGTTAGCAAATGAAACATTAAAAGATACTCTAATCTATGCAAAAAAAGATGTGATTTTTGAGAGTAAAATTTTAGACGGGGATAAAATAACACTAACACTAGGAGTTAGAAGAATCTCTAAAGAAGCATCTAAAAAACTAAACCTTCAAAACAACAAAGAAGTAACAAAATTAAAAATTCTAAAAAACCAATCTTTTAATTTTTAGTCTTGTTAAACTTTAGGGCTTCGTCTTTGCTCTCTTGTTTATGTTTAGTCTGATTAAAAGCTTTGTCCGCTTCTTTTTCATTGTAGTTTCTGCATTCCTCTGGCACCACAGTATTTGGTTCAGAAGCTATTTTGTCACACATAGATGCATTGATGGTGAAATGAGAACAACCGCTAAATAAAAATACTAAAATTAAACTATATTTATACATAATATTTTATTTCTTTTTTACAATCAAGTCTAAATATTTAGTTGGGGTAACTCTCATCATCTCTTGAGCTAACCAACGAATCTGAAAATATGCAGCACCACTATCTCTAAGTGTAAAATAATTCTTTAGACTTCTAAGATTAAAAGTAACAACCATATCTACTTTTACATTATCAGTGATAATATGCTTAAAAGCATCTCCAACATTTCTTTTTTTCTTTCCACTTTGAAGTGCCACAAAAAGTCCCTCTGAGTCATTGTTAAAATCCGACAAAAAGCCAAGTGAACTTTTAGCAATAGCGATGGAGTTAAAATTTTCTACCTTTGTTTGCTGATACACTAGTTTATCAAACATAGAAGCTATCTCAACTCTGTTATAACCTTCATCACAAGTAACAAACATATCAAAACTCAAAATCTTACTTATAAAAAATTCTTTATCACCCTGTGCTGCAACAAAAGCATTTATAATAGAACTCATTGTATAACGGGTACTTCGTACACTTATAGCTTGGATGCGATGACGAGCATGTTCTTGAAGTACTCCTCTTGAAGTTCCTCTTATTAAAAAAGACAAATTAGCATGTTCTAAAATAGAGTGATGAAAATATGTCCAAGATAAATCTCCTAAAAGACTTGATTCTTCAATAGCGTTTATATCAGTACACATCTTTGAATCTGGGAGATTATTTTCTATATAATTTATAACTTCATTTTCGCTGTTTGAAAAAGAGTCATAACAAGTTCTAGCTGCTGTTTCTGCAACACCTATACCTGTATCTTGAAGTAAAATCACCTCTGGTTTAGAATACTCGATGCCATACATTTGTTCCATACATCTTCCCTAAATTTAATTATCGATATTTTACTATAATTTGTCTTTACTCTTATCTTGATATACTAAAACCAATTCCGATTTTATCTACTTTGTTGTCATAATCTATCAAACTCTCGCCATAACCACTAAAGCCTTTTACATATAAAAACAAATCTTTTCTACCAAGAACAGGATAACTATAATTTAATTCTATCGCGCCATGATTAGAAAAATTATGCCTAAGTTTTACCTCTGCTAAATGCTTTTTATATGGAAACATAAACTTTAGATGCCCATGTCCAAGATAATCCAAAAGTTCTGGATTATAGTCAAAATTATCAGAAAGTCTATACCATAGCTTTAACTCTGTAAACATATATTTATATTGAAAATATAAACTACTGCTTAAAGAATTCCATGACCGCTCTTCCTCACCACCTCTGCCATTTGACTCATGTTCAAATGAAAATTTCACAGCTTTTAAAAATTTACCATCATTAAATTCGGAGGTAGGAATCATAATGTAAAGCTCTGGATTATAGTTGGTTTCTCTAAAATATGCCGAGTCTGTGTAGAGTTGCCAAAAAGCAAGTTGAGTATATGCAACAGAGTATATCTCTCCAAATCCCAATAAATCTGAAGCAAAATCAAACTTTATACTGACTTGAAACTCTGTTTCCATATCTTTTGCTTCATGGTTATTCGTATCAGCATATACTCCATTAGCCAAATAACTAATCGGTAAAAAATAGTTTGCTTTATAGGCTTTTATATTATAAAGAGATTGTGTATATTGTCTTATTGTATCTTGAGTTTGAGAGTCATTAGATTTTTCTATGCTTTTATATAGTTCGCGTTGTTCTTTGTCTATATCTCTTCTTGAATCATATTTTATTTGCTCATAGTAACTTTTTGAAGAAATTTTATACCATTTAGCAGAAAGTTCTTTGTCTTTGTCGCAACCCTCTCCATTTTCATACATTTTACCTAGAAAATAAGCAGCATCTGAATCTCCTTTATTTGCTAAAGTATCAAACATAACAAAGGACTTCTCGAAGTCACCATTTTTATATAGCGTATAAGCATCTTCAAACTTCACAGAAGAAGAAAAAAGAAGGGTTATTAAAAGAGTTAGTGTTACTAATATTTTCATGTTAAGCCCTACTTTTGGATTCCATCTAAGATAGGAACAAACAAACACGATTCAAGTTCACTAACTTGGATTGAGCTTCCGATTTTTTTAAAACTGGTTATGACTTGTTTGTTTGCCTGTTGGATAGGAGCAATTAAAATTCCACCATCCGATAGCTGTTCAAACAACTTTTGTGGGATTTCTTTGGTAGAAGCAGAAAGAAGAATCCTATCATAAGGAGCGTACTGAATCCATCCATTTTGTCCATCATCTGTTCTTGTGTGAATATTGTTAATATTTAAATCTCTAAATCTTTTTTTTGCTTCTAACATCAAGGATTCTATCCTCTCTATACTAAAAACTCCACGAAAAAGATGTGAGAGAACTGCCGCTTGGTAACCACTTCCACAACCAATTTCTAAGACTCTATCTGCCCCTTTTGGCTCTAAATATTGAGTCATTTTGGCAACTGTTAATGGAGAACTTATATATTGGGCAGCACCTATTGGCAAAGCATCTAATTTATAAGCATTATGCTTAAATCCAGCTGGAACAAACTCTTCTCTATTTGTTTTAGCGATGGCATTTTTTACCTCATTACTTAAAGAAAAATTTTGATGACACTCATCTGCCAATCTTTGTGTTTTACTCGCGGTTATTCTATCCAATACTAACATCCATATTTTAAAATCTATTAGATGCAATTATATCTTAAAACTCATATTTGCACTATGCTTTGACTTTCTTGGATTTGCATTTTTAATACATATTAAATAAAGTAGTTGATTATTCAAAATTAAGGATATTTATAATGCCCCTAAAAATCAAGACAACATTTCTAAAGATTTAATTTCATAAGCAACTGCTACTTTATCCTACACTTTTTAAATAATCAAGATAGACATTCATAGGTTTTCTATAATCTAAACTTGAATGAAATCTCTTAAAATTGTATTTGTAAATATATGATTTTACTCCTTCTTTTAAATCTCGAATTGTCTCATAATCGTTGATGTAAATATTGCCATGCTTGAGAGTTCTAAAAAATCTTTCAATTACAATATTATCTATACTTCTGCCTTTGCCATTCATAGATATTTTTATGTCATGATTCTTAAGTACCTGAGTATGCTCATAACTTGTATATTGACTCCCTTGATCGGTGTTAAATATTTTTGGTTTAGGATATTTAGCAAGTGCATCTTCAAGAACATCAGTTGCTAATGTCGTATCCATAGAGTTTGAAATTTTATAGGACAAGATAGCTTTAGAGTGCCAGTCTATAACAGCAGCTAAGTACATGAAGCCACCATTGATACGAATATAAGTAATATCGCCACTCCACACTTCGTTTGGAGTTGGTACATATACAGTTTTTCGTCTTCCAATTTTAGTCCAATATTGTTTGAGTAGATATGCATAAATTGGATGTGCTTGATTTTTGAGGCTAGTGAGTTTCCTCTTCATTGGATATATCGCCTGTATGCCAAGGATACCCATATATTTTAACACTCTATTTCTACCGATGGCATAGCCATCTTCTTTCAGTTATTCATAAATAAATCTATAACCATACTCAGAATTCTCAGTAGCTACTTCATCAATCCTATGAAGTAACTTTATCTTCTCTTGACTCATTGGCACTGGTTGATAGTAGTAACTACTTCTACTGATACCAAGACTTTCACACTGCTCTAACACAGATATTTTATTATGCTTAGACTCTATTAGAGACTTTTTATTATCAAAGTCCAAGCTCTTTAACTTTCCCGTTGCCCACTCCGCTTTGATAGTTGCTTTTCCAAGTGCTTTAGCTAGTCCATCATTTTCAGTTTTCAGTTCTTCTATCTCATCTCTATATGCTTTAGTTGCTCCAGCTACATCAAATGCTAAAGATGCATTTTCTAAAAATTGAGTTTTCCATTTCCCCAAAGACTGAGAAGTGATTTTATACTTAGTTGCAATCTGACTTGTTGTCATCTCTTCTTTTAACATTTCTAAGACTATTTTTGTTTTTTGTTCGGCAGTATAAGTTTGCCCTTTTTTTCTACTCATAATTTATCTCCATATTTCTTACTTATTTTAGCTTTTTTGAAAATAAATCTTACTGAATTTGTGTCTTAGATTTTAGGGGCATTATAAGAAACTTACATAAAGTATATTAGAGATAACAAAGATGACATACTGTTTGAATATTTCAAACTTAATTATTGTAATTACACAGAAAAATACTTTGATGTTGTATATGAGACAATGAAACTTGATAGAAGTTTGATAATTGAAAATTTTGAGACTATTGGTAAGAGTATTTTGGTACTTGATTGGTGGGATATCAATGAACTATTAGAAGAAAATAATCTTAATGAAAATAAAAAAGACTACTATAAAACTTTATATTATATGCAAAAACTAAAACTTGATAATAATCAAATAAATGAACTTATAGATAAACAGAATTCTGTGATTAATATTGTAGAAAATAAAAAATGTACATTATGGTAATTATGTAAATTTATTGACTCAAGTCAACCACTATCTCTAATCTAATAAAACTTGACTAAGCGTACTATATTTGGTACTATTATAAAAAGGATTGATTATGACAAAGGTAATGACAGTGAGTCAAGCTAGAATAAACATTTATAAAATAATGGATGAAACGGCCCAAACACATCAACCTATTATGATTACTGGAAAAAGAAATAATGTTGTAATGCTTTGTGAAGAAGACTGGAATGCAATTGAAGAGACCTTATTCTTAAACGCTATACCAGGTATGGCAACTTCTATAAAAGAAGCTATGGATGCTCCTAATAGCGAATTTAGTGAAGATATTGAATGGTAGCCTACAAAGTTACTTATTCAAAACAAGCTTTAAAAGATGCAAAAAAACTCTCATCTGTTTCTTTAGATAAAAAAGCCAAAGAATTAATTGAACTTATTAAAAACAATCCATTTCAAAAAGCACCTCCATATGAAAAACTAGTTGGAAACTTAAGCGGTTCATACTCACGCAGAGTAAATATTAAACATCGAATAGTTTATGAAATTATTGAAGATGAAAAACTTGTAAGAATATCAAGAATGTGGACTCATTACGGAGAATAACAAAACTTTAGAGTTATCTTACGCTATCCCAACATCCATATATTTTCTCATTACTTTTATCTCTTTGGGGCTATATTCAAGGCTTAAGCAAGGGTTATCTATGTTTCTTTGTACCATTCCATGAGGGCTTATAATTCCGCTCATTTTTGTACAATCTTCATTTAAAGAATCACTTGCAACTACATAACATTGGTTCATAATAGCTAAGGCTTGAGTTAGATTGGCAAAATGCTCCGTTCTTAAAACTCCCCACCAAGATGGGACTGCTATAACATCTGCCCCTTGTGACTTTTGCCATAACTCTTTAAAACGAAGTTCAAAACATATAAAAATGGCTATTTTAATTCCATCAACCTCTACTATTTTGATGTTCTCATCACTTCCTTCACTCATATACTTATGCTCATCACCAAAACGAAAAAGTCTTGCTTTTGCTCTTTCATAAACTATTTTACCGTTATGAAAGATTTTTGCAAAATTAAAAACTTCTGTACCTCTTCGCTCTAAGATTGTAAGTATAATTATTTTAGAAAAAGAAGCTTTTTTAATCTCCCTTATTGCTTCATCAGCAAAATCTAAAACCTTTTCAAAGTTTTCATAATCATAACTTGTTAGACAAACTTCTGGAGCAACTATCAGCGAGTTTTTATCACACGCATCTATGAGTTTTAAAAGTGTTTGTAAGTTAGTGTTATAGTCATCTGTTGTTGTGTCAAAGAGCAAAGAGTTTAGCGTGTACAACTATTCCCCTAAAGCAAAAACATTTGAAAGAGTATTTATATAATTAAAATAACCTGTTATTGCAACAGCTTCTATAACTTGGACATCACTATAACCCATCTCTTTAAGAGCGGTTATTTCTTCTTTTAAGATTTTATAATTATCTTTTTTAGAAGCTTTTATACAAAAGTTTAAAAGTGCTTTTTCTTCTTTTGTAGTGCTTATAGCATCTACACCTTTTAAAACTTCTTCTATTCTTTGCTCTGTTAGTCCAAGCATTTTTGCGATGCTTTTATGTACATCTACGCACATCTTACAACCATTTTCTACTGAAATAAGAAGTGCTATAGATTCTTTGATGTCATAAGATAGTGAAGTCTCATCAAGAAGATACTTTTGAATCATTACATCAGTTGCAAAATATACTTTCTCATCAATTGCTAAGAGTTTAAATATCTCTCCTAGCTTTCCTGTTTTTTCTAAAATTGGTCTAGCTTTACCTTGAATTGCTGGACTCATTTGCTCAAACTCTGGTAAATCTATATGTGCCATCTTTGCTCCTTTAATTTTATTTCTTAAAAATCATCATCAAAAGTTAAAGAACCTTTTGAGTAGTTAGTTACAGTGCCTTCAAAAAAATTAGTTTTTTGATCGTTAAATTTTGCAAAATCATCAACCCACTTAATAGGGTTATCTACATTATAAAGTTTCTCAAATCCGACTGCGT
Coding sequences:
- a CDS encoding multiheme c-type cytochrome, encoding MKKVIYITLLLLISSFSYANESKVCQKCHPIIYDEYYKSSHRKASTVNNPIHKALWDKHPKDADGYSCAKCHSPSDKELMATGILKENKIQKEEPISCVYCHTITDVKEGTNSNTNLITNKKREFYTAQADKKGSKKAEYQTKSSFFGLVKVSQNSPFHKIDYNNENYYNGNVCMGCHSHVNNEHSFDITMLDAMIDKKDKNNCVTCHMPQVSGTKVTLNESKTHAFHGIAGIYHMNKEMGKYIDFSIDKKDNNFIVKIINKSNHALFGQAFREGVLQVTILRNGKTISLKPFIFTRILAKDGKEVMPWLANETLKDTLIYAKKDVIFESKILDGDKITLTLGVRRISKEASKKLNLQNNKEVTKLKILKNQSFNF
- the rpsU gene encoding 30S ribosomal protein S21 translates to MPGIVLRSDDNFDASYRRFKKQTDRNLIVTEARARRFHETETEKRKKFKIASRKKMLKRLYMMRRYESRL
- a CDS encoding PhnA domain-containing protein yields the protein MSIEKELISRSSNKCELCSSSEGLNVFEVAPSDGSADKAIYICEKCSSELAKETDFDENHFNCLNDSMWSEVPAVVVMSYRLLNALGRQDLVDMMYMEEDVKTYADAQSIGVDADALVYKDANGVTLKAGDTVVITKDLDVKGTGFTAKRGTAVRNITLVLNDVEHIEGRVNGVKIHILTKFLKKS
- a CDS encoding dGTP triphosphohydrolase; this encodes MLANERFHKIDKDFRNPFARDRDRIIHSGSFRKLEYKTQVFLNQEGDFFRTRLTHSLEVSQIARSITSHLGLRESLAEAIALAHDLGHTPFGHIGGDTLNECLKEDGFKNGFEHNFQSFRVVSSLEKRYKNFDGLNLTFATLEGILKHSYPYKKSFLPSWIDGAFNLDTHPSVEAMIVDRADEIAYMSHDIDDGINSGLISFEDLKESELIQEILQKVYDEDISLEEDEMFRYRFSSHFINHLVYSLLDYSREKVDVKDEIPIGFDAVLETKIKKLKKLLLNKLYQHKEIVIRMFAGKQAIKGLYSALMQEQKMLPKFYFEQLKKRHKHRVVADYIASMSDRYALSFYNEMYGKL
- a CDS encoding phospholipase A codes for the protein MKILVTLTLLITLLFSSSVKFEDAYTLYKNGDFEKSFVMFDTLANKGDSDAAYFLGKMYENGEGCDKDKELSAKWYKISSKSYYEQIKYDSRRDIDKEQRELYKSIEKSNDSQTQDTIRQYTQSLYNIKAYKANYFLPISYLANGVYADTNNHEAKDMETEFQVSIKFDFASDLLGFGEIYSVAYTQLAFWQLYTDSAYFRETNYNPELYIMIPTSEFNDGKFLKAVKFSFEHESNGRGGEEERSWNSLSSSLYFQYKYMFTELKLWYRLSDNFDYNPELLDYLGHGHLKFMFPYKKHLAEVKLRHNFSNHGAIELNYSYPVLGRKDLFLYVKGFSGYGESLIDYDNKVDKIGIGFSISR
- a CDS encoding FAD-dependent thymidylate synthase; translated protein: MEQMYGIEYSKPEVILLQDTGIGVAETAARTCYDSFSNSENEVINYIENNLPDSKMCTDINAIEESSLLGDLSWTYFHHSILEHANLSFLIRGTSRGVLQEHARHRIQAISVRSTRYTMSSIINAFVAAQGDKEFFISKILSFDMFVTCDEGYNRVEIASMFDKLVYQQTKVENFNSIAIAKSSLGFLSDFNNDSEGLFVALQSGKKKRNVGDAFKHIITDNVKVDMVVTFNLRSLKNYFTLRDSGAAYFQIRWLAQEMMRVTPTKYLDLIVKKK
- a CDS encoding protein-L-isoaspartate(D-aspartate) O-methyltransferase — its product is MLVLDRITASKTQRLADECHQNFSLSNEVKNAIAKTNREEFVPAGFKHNAYKLDALPIGAAQYISSPLTVAKMTQYLEPKGADRVLEIGCGSGYQAAVLSHLFRGVFSIERIESLMLEAKKRFRDLNINNIHTRTDDGQNGWIQYAPYDRILLSASTKEIPQKLFEQLSDGGILIAPIQQANKQVITSFKKIGSSIQVSELESCLFVPILDGIQK
- a CDS encoding DUF481 domain-containing protein, producing the protein MKNIIFILLILLFPLFAQELQNTEKVEQEKPIELERKDDSTLIEIKDTSGLSQEEVREAVKKEEQKNVSIFQAPWEDLSPQAKAYDWIQTKKGEWFKGEIKAMYNNKLEFDSKEMGLYTFDFKDISQIKSFYVIGVNIEDVAEFSGIIRFKNDEITIIQGDKKFTFTRTEIIAFAPEGSKEFNYWSGKISFNLDIRTGNKEQYDYIASINLKRRTSSSNLYFDYLGRISSKDNETTANDHRINQKYDRYITRNFFWTPLFSEFYRDEFQNIKNQFTAGAGIGYTLVNNDRAEWDVSGGPAYTRIEYISVQKGEKITTSPALEISTKANIELNTKVDFKFNYKLTYSDEKSGTYKHHMISTLENELTSWLDLDFSLIWDYLLRPEKTEAGIIPAKSDFQFLVGLGVEF
- the dnaG gene encoding DNA primase, with protein sequence MIAQDSIEALKARLDIVDVVGSYVELKKAGANYKAPCPFHDEKSPSFVVSPQKQIYHCFGCGAGGDSIKFVMEYEKLNYPEALEKLADTYNFTLSYTDNKHNKPRSQLMDKLNEWYQNLLTSKQTALTYIKERGIYESSVEKFGIGYAPDTSSTINYITSEQFSMNEAVEMGVVGYNEDNRSSYARFIERVTFPIHSANGSIVGFGGRTITGHQAKYVNSPQTAFFNKSRLLYAYHHAKQTLYKTKEIIVTEGYLDVIMLHQAGFSNAVATLGTALTQEHLPLLRKGEPRIVMAYDGDKAGRTAALKASRLLSAGGFRGGVVIFSDGLDPADMVNNGAIEELSIMFREAKPFIEFVLEEILSLYNLRDPKAKEDCMQDGVSYLKTLSPLLQEEYKTFLASRLGGLGVSPSLVKITQTNQNAPLLQKNTHKDMWELSLIKTVIEQPELVNQILDAIDASLLQFHSQEFSLALLGKTDEPQIMAIMVDEQIKALKDEKALKAELITFLTRYYERELKRVNLQNSISFEQKAFYIRKFRGKIMKLKQGELVPFEA